In the genome of Anaerolineae bacterium, the window GCATAAAGCCAGGTTAGCCCCACCCGATAGCGGGCCGCCCAGGGCAGGTAAAGATAGGTCAGCAAGGGGATTAAGGCTGCCCCGGCCAAAATCAACCAGCTGCGAATAATGCTTTTGTAAGGTTGCGTCTGCGCTCCCGTTGGGGCGGGTGAGAAATATTTCAGGGCCACCCACAAGGCAATGGTGGGGGGCAAAATAAAGGCGGTGCGATGATGGGCCAAACCCGCGCCCAAGATCAAGCCCAGGGCCACAAGCCGGCGCCGGCGGGGATGGTGATACCACAAAATGGCCAACCAGTAGGTTAAGGCAAAAATGAGCGCGTTCAAACTGTAAACTTCGGCCATAATTGCCGCCCGCCAGAAAATAAAACTGAGGCCCAAGAGACTGCCGGCAATAACGGCGGCGGCCCGTCCCCGGTTCAACCGGCGGATGGTCAGGTAAACAAAAATCAGGGCAAACAAACTGGTGGCGGTAGACCAAAAACTGACCCGCCAGACCACGGTAGTATCTGACAAACCCGGGATCAGGCCCATCAGGCGGACGAACAGATTAGATAGGATGATATAAAGGGGATAACCCGGCGAATGGGGAATGCCCCAGGTACTGCCGGTAATCTGCAACATTGCGGAATCCCAGCCCTCAATCATCCAGGAACTGATACCGGGGGGCAATGTTTGCCGGTATAGCCAGCCAAAAACAAGGAGCAGCAACACCAGTTCCCAAGGCCAGGCCAATAGACGGCCCAGACGACGCCAAGAGGCTGATGGAACTGAGTTGGCTGGCGGGGTGGAATTAGACCGCAAAGTCATAATGGCCGTATCATAAGACAGAGTTAAGGCTTTGGCAAAAGTTTTGCTGCCAAAATAGATAAAGCGCTAACAGAGGCTACTGGCGAGGAAACGCAGTTCATAGTACAATAGTCAAAGAAAAAATCCCTTATTACAGATCAGGAGAGAGCCATGCCCCGTATTGAAGAAAGCATTGACCTTACTGTAAACCGGGCCGACGTGTTCAAATTTTGTCACGACATTGAGCGCCGGCCTGAATGGGATGAGCAAGTGGCCCACGTAGAACTGTTGACCCCCCGCCCTATTCGCCAGGGCACGCTTCTGCGCCTTGACTCAAAGGGCGGCGCCGTTTTCACCTGGGATGCCGAATATGCGGCTTACCAGTTCCCATCATCTTCCAGGATGCGGGTAATTGATGCTGCCGCCAGTAGTCCCTTTGGCCGGGGGAGTGAAGCCAGTTGGGAGTTTGAAGCGGCGGGTGGGGGAACTCGCCTGACCTGGGTTTGGGATTACCGGCCCAATGGCATTATCGCCCGGATTATGGATATTTTGGGCCGGCGCTCTGCCACGCGCCGGGCCATGAAAAACAGCCTGGCCAAGCTCAAAAAAATGGTTGAATCGGGCCGGCGCGCCGGTTGGTAAAATGCTGTTTTAGAGGGCGGCTCATAGGGTGTTATCGGGTTGCGTCAAACGTACAAATTATTCAGGCCATGTCATTCTGAGCGAGGAACGAGCGAAGAATCTCCATGAAATATATCAAAACTGACGCAACGTTATGCCACATGGAGATTCTTCGGCCTCCGGCCTCAGAGCAACTGTGACAAAGTAAATAGTTACAAATAATGAAAGGAGCATTTGCATGAAACTCTTTGGAAAGTTGGGAACATTTCTATTGGCGACTTGGCTCATTTTAACGGGTTTAATCCCTCTACTCAACTTGAACATTCCTTCGGGCGAACTCATTTTGGCCGTCATCGCCATTGTGGCCGGGCTGCTGATCATCTTGGACATAAGAGAAAAACCAACCCAAAATTTGGGCCGGCTTTTATTGTCCGTTTTTTTGATCTTGATTGGTCTGTTCAACCTGCTGGGCGTCACTTTTCAGGCCAAGGACATGGTTCTCGCCGTACTGGCTGTTATAGCCGGGGTGCTGCTCTTGCTGGGGCGGTGACAAGGAGCATTTAATTGAACAAAATTATATCCATCCAAAACATTGCCAACCACGTTGGCCAGGCAGTGACCATTCAAGGCTGGCTCTATGCTAAAACCGGCAAGGGCAAAATTCAGTTTCTCCAGGTGCGCGACGGCACGGGCGTTATCCAAACCGTGCTTTTTAAACCAAATTTGCCGGAAGAAGTTTTTGAGGCAGGCAAACGGCTCACCCAGGAAACGGCGGTAGTAGTGCAGGGCACGGTTAAAGAAAACCAACGAGCGCCGGGCGTGCCGGGCGGTTATGAAATTGACACCACCCACCTGGAAGTAGTGCAGCTTGCCGAGGAGTATCCCATTACGCCCAAAGAACATGGCGTAGAATTTTTGCTGGAAAATCGCCACCTCTGGATTCGCAGCCGCAAGCAGTGGGCTTTATTGCGGCTGCGGGCTACCGTGATGCGGGCGTGCCGGGATTGGCTGGATCAACACGACTACGTTGAAATGACCACCCCCATCCTCACCCCTGCTGCCGGCGAGGGCACCAGCACCCTGTTTGAAGTGGACTATTTTGGCGATACCGTTTACCTGGCTCAAACGGGTCAACTTTATAACGAAGCCAATATCTACTCCTTTGGCAAAGTATACTGTTTTGGCCCCACCTTCCGGGCCGAAAAAAGCAAAACCCGGCGCCACATGACCGAGTTTTGGATGCTGGAGCCCGAAATGGCCTTTTGCAACCTGGACGGATTAATGGAGATGGAAGAGGAGTTTGTGAGTTATATTGTGCAGCGCTGCCTGGCAGAACGGGCCAATGAGCTAAACGTGTTGGAACGAGACACCAAGATGTTGCAAAAAGTCATCCCCCCCTTTCCGCGCGTTTCCTATGATGAAGCCGTCGAACGCATTGAAAAAATTTGCGCTGAAACGGACGACCCGGAATTAAAAAACTTGCTGGCCCTGGAGTGGGGCCAGGATTTTGGCAGTCCTCATGAAACAGAATTGACCAAACAATTTGACCAGCCTATCTTTATTTACGGCTTTCCCTCTCAGGCTAAAGCCTTTTACATGGAACCATGGCCGGATCGCCCGGAGGTGTGCAAAAGCGTGGACATGCTTGCGCCCGAAGGCTACGGCGAAATCACCGGCGGCAGCGAGCGCATCAGCGACCCGGATTTGCTGCTCAAACGCATCCATGAAGAAAATCTACCGGCCGAAGCTTTCACCTGGTATCTTGACCTGCGGCGCTACGGCAGCGTGCCCCACAGCGGCTTTGGCCTGGGCATCGAACGGACTGTTGCCTGGATTGCGGGCATCCACCACATCCGCGAGACCAATCCCTTCCCCCGCACCCTGGGCCGGGTTTATCCGTAAAAAATTCGCAGTTCTGAAGCCCTGCAAAGAGTACGAGGTCTTTAGAATTTGGCATTACCCCAAAAGAAAAAGTGCAGCCTATAAACGGCTGCACTTTTTATGCCCAAAATAAGTTTGGGAACAATCCTGCCAAGAGGCAGGCTAACTTTGGATGATCATTCAGGCTGGGGATTTAACTATCTTCAGGCGCGCTCTCGTCATTGGTAGAGGCATCTTCTGCCTTTTTCTTTTCATCGTCGCCA includes:
- a CDS encoding SRPBCC family protein, with product MPRIEESIDLTVNRADVFKFCHDIERRPEWDEQVAHVELLTPRPIRQGTLLRLDSKGGAVFTWDAEYAAYQFPSSSRMRVIDAAASSPFGRGSEASWEFEAAGGGTRLTWVWDYRPNGIIARIMDILGRRSATRRAMKNSLAKLKKMVESGRRAGW
- the asnS gene encoding asparagine--tRNA ligase, with amino-acid sequence MNKIISIQNIANHVGQAVTIQGWLYAKTGKGKIQFLQVRDGTGVIQTVLFKPNLPEEVFEAGKRLTQETAVVVQGTVKENQRAPGVPGGYEIDTTHLEVVQLAEEYPITPKEHGVEFLLENRHLWIRSRKQWALLRLRATVMRACRDWLDQHDYVEMTTPILTPAAGEGTSTLFEVDYFGDTVYLAQTGQLYNEANIYSFGKVYCFGPTFRAEKSKTRRHMTEFWMLEPEMAFCNLDGLMEMEEEFVSYIVQRCLAERANELNVLERDTKMLQKVIPPFPRVSYDEAVERIEKICAETDDPELKNLLALEWGQDFGSPHETELTKQFDQPIFIYGFPSQAKAFYMEPWPDRPEVCKSVDMLAPEGYGEITGGSERISDPDLLLKRIHEENLPAEAFTWYLDLRRYGSVPHSGFGLGIERTVAWIAGIHHIRETNPFPRTLGRVYP